A genomic segment from Leptolyngbya boryana PCC 6306 encodes:
- the purS gene encoding phosphoribosylformylglycinamidine synthase subunit PurS: protein MTQKFQAQIYVTLRPSVLDPAGTAVQSGLAHMGYTNVEQIRIGKYVELSLTAESESAARSQLDTICDQLLANPVIENYRIELQALATV, encoded by the coding sequence GTGACTCAAAAATTTCAGGCTCAGATCTATGTTACTCTCCGTCCGTCGGTCTTAGATCCGGCGGGAACAGCGGTACAGTCAGGACTCGCCCACATGGGATATACCAATGTGGAGCAGATCCGAATTGGTAAATATGTCGAATTATCGTTGACTGCCGAAAGTGAATCGGCAGCGCGATCGCAACTCGATACGATTTGTGACCAGCTATTGGCAAATCCGGTAATCGAAAATTACCGCATCGAATTGCAAGCTCTTGCAACCGTCTAG
- a CDS encoding Fur family transcriptional regulator, with product MKSHRTRSQDRILDILKHLNRPISAQDLYVELRNRDQSLGLATVYRALEALKLEGMVQVRTLANGEALYSLIQEDRHHLTCLQCGNSIAIDECPVHDLEKQLNQSHRFKIYYHMLEFFGMCDRCQAKES from the coding sequence ATGAAATCCCACCGAACCCGCAGCCAAGATCGCATTCTCGATATTTTGAAGCATTTAAACCGACCGATTTCTGCTCAGGATCTTTATGTTGAGTTGCGAAATCGCGATCAGAGTTTGGGTTTGGCAACGGTGTACCGAGCATTAGAGGCATTGAAACTCGAAGGAATGGTACAGGTGAGAACGTTGGCGAATGGAGAAGCGCTCTATAGCTTGATTCAAGAGGATCGCCATCATTTGACTTGTTTACAATGTGGCAACTCAATTGCGATCGACGAGTGTCCGGTTCACGATTTAGAAAAGCAGTTGAATCAATCACATCGGTTTAAGATTTACTATCACATGTTGGAATTTTTTGGCATGTGCGATCGCTGTCAGGCGAAAGAGAGTTGA
- a CDS encoding chloride channel protein, which produces MWKSRFRLSAISQKRLAIFEACLIGLVSGVAAVVLKQGVNWLGKWRLSAATDHPDWMVLPFVGLVGGLLAGWLIEQFAPEAAGSGIPQVKAALGGVSSALTIRVAIAKLVTTLLSLGSGLNLGRQGPTVQIGAAIAAQLSDWVPTSPVHRRQLIAAGAAAGLAAGFNAPIAGVLFVVEELLQDVSGLTLGTAILASFVGAVVSRLLGGNGFNGASSSLELMTSFNVQAIPILLIVGISAGVLGSLFMRGILLSVRMNRKVLKWSLPLRIAFAGGVSGLVIAILPDALRSTASLQEVWLTSELGWRITAVLFMTKFVLTLLAFGSGAPGGLFAPSLILGSALGFLISFGAQSLETMGVPLGLDLTQAFTTTAALTGMAAFFSAVTRGPITAIVIVFEITTDFTIVLPLMIGSVSAYLVAESLFSGSIYKHLLASNGIHLSANLEIENRLSGLTAKDLMQPRVETLSSQISLDEAMQAFSRSHHRGFPVIEDGVLVGIVTQTDLANIADKQQRLSEFMTARPVTVHPDDPLSQVLYLLNRYKISRLPVVDRKKLVGIITRADIIRAESDKLTNLGSQKERSYVVYQTRAPETGKGRVLVPIANPQTAGSLLQMAAAIAQERGYELECLQAIPIARHYTPAETPVSTAISRKLLKKAGRLGKQWNIPVHTQVRVTHDISEAILETIKERHIDLLIMGWNGETSTPGRIFGNVVDTMIRQASCNVVLVKFGKRPALDRWLVPTAGGPNSRQAIRLLPALTKLAEQPEICLCQVHHPQRELPDLNVLNEAMEFLGDRLTCPIALMPVCANAVSTALIDLAQKDQCDVIVLGATREGLLQQAIQGNIPEAIAKRCDCTVILVRGASS; this is translated from the coding sequence ATGTGGAAATCGAGATTCAGGCTCAGTGCGATTTCTCAAAAACGATTAGCCATCTTCGAGGCATGTCTAATCGGATTAGTGTCAGGGGTGGCAGCGGTTGTTTTAAAACAAGGTGTGAACTGGCTCGGCAAGTGGCGACTGTCAGCCGCAACCGATCATCCAGATTGGATGGTACTCCCTTTTGTGGGACTCGTAGGCGGATTGCTCGCCGGATGGTTGATCGAGCAGTTTGCCCCAGAAGCAGCGGGCAGCGGCATTCCGCAAGTGAAGGCTGCCTTGGGTGGCGTTTCAAGCGCGCTGACAATAAGAGTTGCGATCGCGAAACTGGTTACAACCTTACTGTCATTAGGATCGGGATTAAATTTGGGACGGCAAGGTCCGACCGTTCAGATTGGAGCCGCGATCGCTGCCCAGTTGAGTGACTGGGTTCCGACTTCGCCTGTGCATCGTAGGCAATTAATTGCCGCCGGAGCCGCCGCGGGATTAGCCGCTGGATTTAATGCCCCGATCGCGGGTGTGTTATTTGTCGTCGAAGAATTGCTACAAGATGTGTCTGGACTGACGTTAGGGACTGCAATTTTAGCGTCATTTGTCGGGGCAGTGGTTTCGAGGTTGTTAGGAGGCAATGGATTTAATGGTGCATCTTCCTCGCTAGAGTTGATGACGAGCTTTAATGTTCAGGCAATTCCAATTCTGTTGATTGTTGGAATATCGGCAGGCGTGCTGGGATCGCTGTTTATGCGCGGCATTCTTTTGAGTGTAAGGATGAATCGCAAAGTGCTGAAGTGGAGTTTGCCGCTGCGGATTGCTTTTGCCGGAGGAGTGTCAGGACTTGTGATCGCCATCCTTCCTGATGCACTGCGGAGCACAGCCAGTCTTCAAGAAGTTTGGCTCACAAGCGAATTAGGCTGGAGGATTACGGCAGTTCTTTTTATGACTAAATTTGTGCTCACGTTATTGGCTTTTGGGTCAGGCGCACCCGGAGGACTATTTGCACCCTCACTCATTTTGGGATCTGCCTTGGGCTTTTTGATTAGCTTTGGCGCGCAAAGTCTAGAAACGATGGGAGTTCCACTCGGTTTAGATCTGACTCAAGCGTTTACAACAACGGCTGCTCTAACTGGGATGGCAGCATTTTTTAGTGCGGTCACTCGTGGACCCATTACGGCAATCGTCATTGTCTTTGAGATAACCACAGATTTTACGATTGTATTGCCGCTGATGATCGGCTCTGTGAGTGCGTATCTGGTCGCAGAAAGTCTTTTTAGTGGATCAATTTATAAACACTTACTGGCTTCTAATGGCATTCACCTGAGTGCAAATTTAGAAATCGAAAATCGATTATCCGGTTTGACAGCAAAAGATTTAATGCAGCCACGAGTCGAAACGTTGTCGAGCCAGATTAGTTTAGATGAAGCGATGCAAGCATTTTCGCGATCGCATCATCGCGGCTTTCCAGTGATCGAAGACGGCGTTTTAGTTGGAATTGTCACACAAACAGATTTAGCGAATATCGCAGATAAGCAGCAACGGCTGAGTGAGTTTATGACAGCGCGCCCGGTCACAGTTCATCCTGACGATCCACTCAGCCAAGTTCTCTATCTTCTCAATCGCTATAAAATTAGCCGCTTGCCTGTTGTTGATCGTAAAAAATTAGTCGGCATCATTACTCGCGCCGATATTATTCGAGCGGAGTCGGATAAGCTAACCAATCTCGGATCTCAAAAAGAGCGATCGTATGTGGTTTATCAAACCCGTGCGCCGGAAACCGGAAAGGGTCGAGTTTTAGTGCCGATCGCGAATCCTCAAACTGCCGGAAGTTTACTGCAAATGGCGGCTGCCATTGCTCAAGAGCGAGGATATGAATTGGAATGTTTACAGGCAATTCCGATCGCGCGTCATTACACACCTGCCGAAACGCCTGTCTCAACTGCAATCAGTCGAAAATTATTAAAGAAAGCAGGTCGGCTTGGCAAACAATGGAACATTCCCGTTCATACCCAAGTGCGGGTGACGCATGACATCTCAGAAGCAATTCTAGAAACAATTAAAGAACGTCATATCGACCTCTTAATCATGGGCTGGAATGGCGAAACTTCTACACCAGGTCGAATTTTTGGCAATGTTGTCGATACGATGATTCGCCAAGCGAGCTGCAATGTCGTTCTTGTCAAGTTTGGAAAACGCCCTGCCCTCGATCGCTGGTTAGTTCCGACTGCGGGTGGTCCAAATTCTCGGCAAGCCATTCGGCTGTTACCTGCGCTGACAAAACTAGCAGAACAGCCTGAAATTTGTTTATGCCAAGTGCATCACCCGCAACGCGAACTACCCGATCTCAATGTCTTGAATGAAGCGATGGAATTTTTGGGCGATCGCTTAACTTGCCCGATCGCATTAATGCCTGTCTGCGCCAATGCGGTTTCAACCGCACTAATCGATTTGGCACAGAAAGATCAGTGTGATGTGATTGTGCTGGGAGCAACGCGTGAAGGGCTATTACAGCAAGCGATCCAAGGAAATATTCCAGAAGCGATCGCCAAACGCTGTGACTGCACCGTCATTCTCGTCCGGGGGGCAAGCTCTTAA
- a CDS encoding photosystem II S4 domain protein has protein sequence MLPREDLLKGVENREAIARVIDQAEQAIKTWEVVTSDFLSPPELAEIQRSFSRLTEVQLLAWGGYPQAERQRLAIARSEIPLDPSQVELVALDIAGNFLFDPATHRDFLGAILGTGIVRDKVGDIIVLGERGAQAIVTPELGEFLQTALTQVRSVPVKTQPIPFEELKIREPKKKEITTVEASMRLDAIASAGFGMSRSKMADLITAGDVRVNWKEITSSSYSVKAGDLIAIRGKGRVEVGDVMVTKKDRYRVQLTRFV, from the coding sequence ATGTTACCAAGGGAAGACCTTCTGAAAGGGGTAGAAAATCGAGAGGCGATCGCGCGAGTGATTGATCAGGCTGAACAAGCGATCAAGACTTGGGAAGTGGTCACCAGTGACTTTCTTTCGCCTCCAGAACTCGCAGAGATTCAACGATCGTTTAGTCGGCTGACCGAAGTTCAGCTTCTCGCATGGGGTGGATATCCCCAGGCAGAACGGCAAAGACTCGCGATCGCTCGATCTGAAATTCCCTTAGATCCGTCTCAAGTTGAACTGGTTGCCCTAGACATTGCTGGAAACTTCCTCTTCGATCCGGCAACGCATCGCGACTTTCTCGGTGCAATCTTAGGAACCGGAATTGTCCGCGATAAAGTTGGGGACATTATTGTGCTCGGAGAACGAGGAGCACAAGCGATCGTCACTCCTGAACTCGGAGAATTCTTGCAAACTGCTTTAACCCAAGTGCGATCGGTTCCGGTGAAAACTCAACCCATTCCGTTTGAGGAATTGAAGATCCGGGAGCCGAAAAAGAAAGAAATCACAACGGTTGAAGCTTCGATGCGATTAGATGCGATCGCGTCGGCTGGCTTTGGAATGTCCCGCAGTAAGATGGCAGACTTGATCACAGCAGGCGATGTGCGTGTCAATTGGAAAGAAATCACATCGTCTAGTTACTCAGTCAAAGCAGGGGATCTGATTGCGATTCGAGGGAAAGGGCGTGTTGAGGTTGGAGATGTAATGGTCACCAAGAAAGACCGTTACCGAGTACAACTCACTCGTTTTGTTTAA
- a CDS encoding creatininase family protein — MMHGFIPSDRYFPYLTWTDIQAMPNKENVVIVQPMGAIEQHGAHLPLAVDSAISVAVLGKALAQLDPSIPAYALPPLYYGKSNEHWHFPGTVTLSTQTLLAILMEVAESIYRAGFRKLVFMNSHGGQPQILEIAARDLHQQYEDFAVFPLFTWKVPTISAIATELLTPKELELGIHAGDAETSLLLSILPDQVKMDRAAAEYPLGEPQNGVLSMEGALPFAWMTRDLSKSGVLGDPTTASKEKGDRLLAALVTGWIQVITDIYEFSLPNAYKLQ, encoded by the coding sequence ATGATGCATGGGTTTATCCCGAGCGATCGCTATTTTCCTTATCTCACTTGGACAGATATCCAAGCAATGCCTAATAAGGAGAATGTCGTGATTGTGCAGCCGATGGGTGCGATCGAACAACACGGGGCACATCTGCCTTTAGCCGTTGATTCTGCGATCAGTGTCGCCGTTCTTGGCAAAGCATTAGCGCAGTTAGATCCAAGCATTCCAGCCTATGCTTTGCCGCCGTTGTACTATGGCAAATCGAATGAGCATTGGCACTTTCCAGGAACGGTTACGCTGAGTACACAGACCTTACTCGCAATTTTGATGGAAGTTGCAGAAAGCATCTATCGAGCTGGATTTCGTAAGCTCGTGTTCATGAATTCTCATGGAGGACAGCCCCAAATTCTCGAAATTGCTGCACGGGATTTGCATCAGCAGTACGAGGATTTTGCAGTTTTCCCGTTGTTCACCTGGAAAGTTCCGACCATTAGCGCGATCGCGACCGAGCTGCTCACGCCGAAAGAATTAGAGCTAGGAATTCATGCGGGTGATGCCGAGACGAGCTTGCTGCTCTCGATTTTGCCGGATCAGGTCAAAATGGATCGCGCCGCCGCAGAATATCCGCTCGGTGAACCACAAAACGGTGTGCTGAGTATGGAGGGGGCGCTTCCGTTTGCTTGGATGACTCGCGATCTGAGTAAAAGTGGCGTTTTAGGAGATCCCACAACTGCATCTAAAGAAAAAGGCGATCGTCTTTTAGCGGCACTGGTAACGGGATGGATACAAGTCATCACGGATATTTATGAATTTTCGTTACCGAATGCGTACAAACTTCAATAA
- a CDS encoding DUF7219 family protein: MADQHNFFYPRSRYRGQVKPENLVFNANLQEFSQRVSYICCLETGGKMTPEESYQEIRSLWKQLKKSRKQLGISTGSSPDSGDMAV, encoded by the coding sequence ATGGCAGACCAACACAATTTCTTTTACCCCCGCAGTCGCTACCGGGGTCAAGTTAAACCGGAGAACTTGGTGTTTAATGCGAACTTGCAAGAATTTTCTCAGCGAGTGTCGTATATCTGCTGTCTAGAGACAGGCGGTAAGATGACGCCAGAAGAGTCTTATCAAGAAATTCGATCGCTGTGGAAACAGTTGAAGAAAAGCCGTAAGCAGCTTGGCATTTCAACCGGATCTTCTCCTGACTCCGGTGATATGGCAGTCTAG
- a CDS encoding J domain-containing protein, which yields MAITLTHYQVLDLQPTATQAEIKQAYRRLAKEFHPDTNRVSSSHEKISRINAAYEVLGDPQRRRSYDQQLQYAEVGYSEAGVRSRKERTEAAQAHYRKQRQAEQHEDNQLKLWLKAHTSINRVLNQIIRPLKSQINELAADPFDDELMENFQTYLEECQELLGKAQKTFQSTPNPPNAAAAAANLYYCLNQLSDGIDELFYFTNNYDDHHLRNGRELFRIAEGLRREAQAAVREIPR from the coding sequence ATGGCTATCACTCTTACTCACTACCAAGTTCTTGACCTCCAACCAACCGCGACGCAAGCGGAGATTAAGCAAGCCTATCGGCGGTTGGCAAAGGAATTTCACCCCGATACCAATCGGGTCAGTTCAAGTCATGAAAAAATTTCTCGGATCAATGCAGCCTACGAAGTTTTAGGCGATCCCCAAAGACGGCGTTCTTACGATCAGCAGCTTCAGTATGCAGAGGTCGGCTACTCAGAAGCAGGTGTGCGATCGCGAAAAGAACGCACCGAAGCTGCGCAAGCTCACTATCGCAAGCAAAGACAAGCCGAGCAGCACGAAGACAATCAGTTAAAACTGTGGTTAAAAGCGCACACATCGATCAATCGTGTTCTGAATCAGATTATTCGTCCTTTAAAGTCTCAAATTAATGAACTCGCAGCCGATCCATTTGATGACGAGTTGATGGAAAACTTTCAAACGTACTTAGAAGAATGTCAAGAGTTGCTAGGCAAAGCGCAAAAAACATTTCAGTCTACTCCTAATCCCCCGAATGCCGCCGCTGCTGCAGCCAATCTCTATTACTGCTTGAATCAACTCAGCGATGGTATTGATGAATTATTCTACTTTACGAATAATTATGACGATCATCATCTTCGCAATGGGCGCGAACTGTTTCGGATTGCAGAAGGATTGCGTCGAGAAGCACAAGCTGCCGTCCGCGAAATTCCTCGTTAA
- a CDS encoding metallophosphoesterase family protein encodes MDAMPRFLHLADVHLGFDRYDSKERTKDFYLAFEDALQKYAIDTQVDFVIIAGDLFEHRVIQPNILNQAKICFQMLKAAGIPAIAIEGNHDNRPYGTVTSWLKYLAEDELVILLEPDRVDDRIVYEPWDGIAGGYYDLPCGVRVLGSRWYGASAPRAILQLSEAMQALPPSPGHTVMLFHQGLEGQIARYQGALKYNDLLPLKEAGVDYLALGHIHKSYIEQGWIFNPGSTETNSVEEAKYDRGVFLVELSEQGIDAQLKQDYQQRRWVRLKLKARGQESLEQIQENAIELVQSAIRSKELNPDVRPMVELRIEGQVGFDRLDLDVRKLQQELQQLSNALIFLLKYEAESVEFASPIPEDASRTQIEQEIFTDLLTAHNHYKNRAPELAKGLIGLKEMQLEERSTSELYQFVEELLETSSNSG; translated from the coding sequence ATGGATGCAATGCCGCGATTTTTACATTTGGCTGATGTTCATTTGGGGTTCGATCGCTACGACAGCAAAGAACGCACGAAGGATTTTTACTTGGCGTTCGAGGATGCACTACAAAAATATGCGATCGACACTCAAGTTGATTTTGTGATCATTGCAGGCGATTTGTTTGAGCATCGGGTGATTCAGCCGAATATTCTCAATCAGGCGAAGATTTGTTTTCAGATGTTGAAAGCGGCTGGAATTCCAGCGATTGCGATCGAAGGAAATCACGATAATCGCCCCTATGGAACTGTGACCAGTTGGCTGAAATATCTAGCTGAAGATGAATTGGTCATTTTGCTAGAACCTGACCGAGTAGACGATCGCATTGTTTACGAACCGTGGGATGGCATTGCGGGTGGATATTATGATTTGCCTTGTGGCGTGAGAGTTTTAGGCTCGCGTTGGTATGGAGCATCTGCGCCGAGAGCAATTTTGCAATTGTCAGAAGCAATGCAAGCGCTTCCGCCGAGTCCAGGGCATACCGTAATGCTGTTTCATCAAGGGCTAGAAGGTCAGATTGCGCGATATCAAGGCGCATTAAAGTATAACGATTTGCTGCCGTTGAAAGAGGCAGGCGTAGATTATCTGGCTTTAGGACATATTCATAAAAGCTACATTGAGCAGGGATGGATTTTTAACCCTGGATCAACTGAGACAAATAGCGTCGAAGAAGCAAAATACGATCGCGGTGTTTTCCTTGTTGAACTGAGCGAACAAGGCATTGATGCTCAACTGAAACAAGATTATCAGCAGCGGCGATGGGTGCGATTGAAATTGAAAGCACGCGGGCAGGAAAGTTTAGAGCAGATTCAGGAAAATGCGATCGAACTCGTCCAATCGGCAATTCGATCCAAAGAACTGAATCCCGATGTGCGTCCAATGGTGGAATTGCGAATTGAAGGACAGGTTGGATTCGATCGCTTAGATCTCGATGTGCGTAAACTTCAGCAAGAGCTACAGCAACTGAGTAACGCACTCATTTTCTTATTGAAATATGAGGCAGAGTCCGTGGAGTTTGCTTCTCCGATTCCAGAAGATGCAAGTCGGACTCAGATCGAGCAAGAGATTTTCACAGATTTGCTGACAGCGCATAATCACTATAAAAATCGTGCGCCCGAATTAGCAAAGGGATTGATCGGACTGAAAGAAATGCAATTAGAAGAGCGATCGACCTCTGAACTGTATCAGTTTGTCGAAGAACTATTAGAGACTTCAAGCAATTCAGGGTAA
- a CDS encoding PIN domain-containing protein: MKRVIFDSDVLLDVFLHRQPFFINSASALDRVGRGNVEGFVSGHAITNLFYLMRKPLGSERSRELLSILLEKVRVASVTHEVIQIAIASPISDFEDAVTDAAAQAASIEIIVTRNTKDFRQSIIPAMMPEDFLQISI, encoded by the coding sequence GTGAAGCGGGTGATTTTTGATAGTGATGTGCTGCTGGATGTCTTTCTACACCGACAACCCTTCTTCATAAATTCTGCTTCAGCATTAGATCGGGTTGGGCGAGGAAACGTTGAAGGATTTGTATCTGGACATGCCATCACGAACCTCTTCTACCTCATGAGGAAGCCTTTAGGAAGCGAGAGAAGCCGAGAATTACTCTCGATCTTGTTGGAGAAAGTGAGAGTAGCTTCAGTAACACACGAAGTGATTCAGATTGCGATCGCGAGTCCAATTTCTGATTTTGAAGATGCAGTAACTGATGCTGCGGCTCAGGCAGCATCGATTGAAATTATTGTCACTCGCAATACGAAGGATTTTCGCCAAAGTATCATTCCGGCAATGATGCCAGAAGATTTCTTGCAAATCTCGATTTGA
- a CDS encoding DUF6364 family protein yields the protein MAELTLQLDPALLQKVNRWAESRGMSVNEAIAALIGQIPNQDSSLELSPWTQSLVGTSGKETEVLDDETLRQQYLDYLEEKYK from the coding sequence ATGGCAGAACTCACACTGCAATTAGATCCAGCACTGCTCCAGAAAGTGAATCGCTGGGCAGAGAGTCGAGGAATGTCTGTGAATGAAGCGATCGCAGCTTTAATTGGTCAGATTCCGAATCAAGATTCATCCCTAGAACTGTCTCCGTGGACTCAAAGCTTGGTTGGGACTTCTGGCAAGGAAACTGAAGTGCTGGACGATGAAACGTTGCGGCAGCAGTACCTTGACTATTTAGAGGAAAAATATAAGTGA